A genomic region of Anas acuta chromosome 1, bAnaAcu1.1, whole genome shotgun sequence contains the following coding sequences:
- the ARHGEF5 gene encoding rho guanine nucleotide exchange factor 5 isoform X4 — MESEETNEGGTTPLESSSTTGEAWNSAAAEREHHAPHASDKMSTSLPDSGKGAELSAPEDCLCTQREAEDMPGRPSNLVQKVPAGLEQEQGDTEPQKRLSEWEGEMILEEGGQDCSLQHKEVELADLESNQDFSLSTVQDGLATSNAVLQAVDLGTECSQSQTEPAFHGTDPQAQHQKSPLANAISSQREAPKCFLVCKTISEGHYKAEPSLDKMESLQEIDANVEQNQSSNKVALANDEQPTSEEAVEDMAKPYTSEDAKESRRVLQSWEENVESSYQLSSNLTDDSQISSQQAEGNISAGETRNSSLVKKQGTVMIPKENSSTSECLHVEDDHRKTEIRPASPVVSAFQVKDAAEKNEQVNTLQHKEPEQEEAVSELQQEQEKKECEEQNQQKEGKSLEPRDQRNKEHNEQEQELQREELRLKRLLSAFSSEMSCVPRHNVDFCGLEDVVLAEEMGPAFLPGESICMGEHLGEGVLLKARVTSSSSGCQPLAVSPLSLDNLNPVSETPVVLPHACHVSDQAEKLEDSGRFSTSGQDSGVDWDDRVRQGREDKHSGGPEKAAQTFDERDAMHPGDVAAPSTTESPEACVAACPYSDTKNVEPANLTDPHPSAENLGKAELRDFIQDLPSELTSVASVSGPQQEDAGGKVAVSPKDCAGANLNKSLDSVEKPANQAASVCMQDPASGETAIVIPGPGEASAPHELLTSEEDFHEGLSGPSFSVIYTSPLPSEESPLEDRGTVAFIAGPLEPPETPGRTSTPLNHPETIQQYHPPSEKSSFTQGEETGATMAHETQQTPLLDQSDWTLNQQEHGSRISSILSTLTWPPEEDTVFTTNQQEQPLSPVPNSSLPLVSEPDAKDVPSPSQAQTPALNANHLVQPPALDSYQLLIPVPHSRPRLNCGMDDNELQAIPLTLNHPLRTASTVPDANIVPSSGRDVAEKVVPPTREWDLCELGSQDTETSDDSGVGLLAKNFSAVGNEALASCSDTSPETTVQHVGIQCGRSSPDHPWLSLEDLRTSTDCKSKDSVQPLPMLAFTNPIHFLQLSPPSPPTTRTTCQEDEVLGELRWEQQADLFGVDTKNIQAPTAITEKTEGERRIKQRLEGQAEEHHLVAQSKEEVPRHLPLEKSSSWPDKKTVRIVAQEPAANQESPIKRRVKSKDWHRQGLKRTSVPPDILQEVSPVPSEEEAQKVHKEPPVSSETVILREKKPADTMENFKRRHSKLINSSRLLYQEYSDVVLNKAIQSQKRVDSFSEDTESSFPSSPRLRRKVIPQQDSYLQRLSVSSTASLWQDIPMIRGSRMLLNMSRDEQKLQEAKFELIMSEASYLRSLNVAVDHFQRSAELQAMLTNQERQWLFSRITDVRDVSASFLFDLEEKFEEDMFTFHVCDVALKHAPEFRRVYLPYVTNQTYQEQTFQRLLNGNAGFQQVLERLESDPVCQRLSLKSFLILPFQRITRLKLLLQNILKRTRPGSEEEVQATQAYDALEKLIKDCNENVQRMKSTEELIYLSQKIEFECKIFPLISQSRRLVKCGELTALDFNTPSPKWKVTTRPIYLHLFNDCLLLSRPKEGGRFVVFDHAAFSDVRGEKCEIKLHGTNKNVFRLFLLQNYQGKRVEFLFRTETHSEKLRWISALAPPRGELDLLECPDAPQVQCIRTYKARENDELALEKADIIMVMQLSNDGWMEGVKLSDRERGWFPKEHVEYISSKQARQKNLKEEQRVKNAKQHVFCKK; from the exons ATGGAATCTGAAGAAACCAATGAGGGAGGTACCACTCCTCTGGAATCCAGCAGCACCACTGGGGAAGCCTGGaattctgcagcagctgaaagagaGCATCATGCCCCTCATGCATCAGATAAAATGAGCACCAGCCTGCCTGATTCCGGAAAAGGAGCGGAGCTCAGTGCTCCTGAGGACTGCCTTTGTACTCAAAGGGAAGCAGAAGACATGCCAGGTAGACCCTCTAACCTTGTACAAAAAGTGCCAGCAGGACTGGAACAAGAGCAAGGTGATACGGAGCCTCAAAAGAGGCTCTCAGAATGGGAGGGAGAAATGATTTTAGAGGAGGGTGGACAGGATTGTTCTCTGCAACATAAGGAAGTAGAGCTGGCTGATCTGGAAAGCAATCAGGACTTCTCTCTCAGCACAGTCCAGGATGGGCTAGCCACTAgcaatgctgtcctgcaggcTGTGGACCTTGGCACTGAATGTTCTCAGTCCCAGACAGAACCGGCTTTTCATGGCACAGACCCACAGGCACAGCATCAAAAATCTCCTTTGGCCAATgccatttcttctcagagagaGGCACCTAAGTGCTTCTTGGTGTGTAAAACCATTTCAGAGGGGCACTATAAGGCTGAGCCATCTCTGGATAAGATGGAGTCTTTGCAGGAGATTGATGCTAATGTAGAGCAGAATCAAAGCAGCAATAAAGTAGCACTTGCAAATGATGAGCAGCCTACCTCAGAGGAAGCAGTAGAGGACATGGCTAAACCATACACTTCTGAAGATGCTAAGGAAAGCAGAAGGGTGCTGCAAAGTTGGGAGGAGAATGTAGAATCTTCCTATCAATTGTCTTCCAACTTAACAGATGACAGCCAAATCAGCTCACAGCAAGCAGAAGGAAATATCTCAGCTGGTGAAACACGGAATAGCAGCCTGGTCAAAAAACAGGGAACAGTAATGATTCCCAAAGAAAATTCATCCACTTCTGAATGCCTTCATGTTGAAGATGATCACAGGAAAACAGAGATCAGGCCTGCTTCTCCAGTAGTAAGTGCCTTCCAAGTAAAggatgctgcagaaaaaaatgagcaagtgAATACTTTACAGCATAAGGAACCAGAACAGGAAGAAGCAGTGTCTGAACTTCAGCAGgaacaggagaagaaagagtGTGAAGAACAGAatcagcagaaagaaggaaaatctttGGAACCCAGAGATCAGAGAAACAAGGAACACAATGAACAGGAACAAGAACTGCAGAGGGAAGAGCTAAGACTGAAGAGGCTCTTATCAGCTTTCAGTTCAGAGATGTCTTGTGTTCCCAGGCATAACGTAGACTTCTGTGGTTTGGAGGATGTTGTTTTGGCTGAGGAAATGGGACCAGCATTTCTTCCTGGGGAATCTATCTGTATGGGTGAACATCTTGGTGAGGGTGTGCTGCTGAAAGCTCGTGTCACATCATCAAGTTCTGGATGTCAGCCACTTGCTGTTAGCCCTTTGTCATTAGACAACCTGAACCCAGTGAGTGAAACTCCAGTGGTGCTTCCACATGCTTGTCATGTCTCTGACCAGGCAGAAAAGCTGGAAGACTCTGGccgcttttccaccagcggtCAGGATAGCGGAGTTGACTGGGATGACAGGGTaaggcagggaagggaggatAAACACAGTGGTGGACCTGAAAAGGCCGCCCAGACATTTGATGAAAGAGATGCCATGCACCCTGGAGATGTGGCAGCACCTTCTACCACAGAGAGCCCAGAGGCTTGTGTTGCAGCATGCCCCTACTCTGATACTAAGAACGTGGAGCCAGCTAATCTCACAGATCCTCACCCCTCTGCAGAAAATTTAGGAAAAGCTGAGCTTCGTGACTTTATTCAAGATTTACCCTCAGAGCTCACCTCTGTGGCTTCAGTATCTGGCCCACAGCAAGAggatgctggtggaaaagtcGCTGTGAGTCCCAAGGACTGTGCTGGTGCCAACCTGAACAAATCGCTGGATTCCGTAGAGAAGCCAGCTAACCAAGCTGCTTCTGTGTGCATGCAGGACCCAGCATCAGGAGAAACTGCTATTGTAATCCCTGGCCCAGGGGAAGCTAGTGCTCCCCATGAACTGCTTACTTCTGAGGAAGACTTTCATGAAGGCCTTAGTGGCCCATCTTTCTCTGTAATATACACGAGCCCTCTTCCTTCAGAGGAGAGCCCTCTTGAGGACAGAGGGACTGTGGCTTTCATTGCAGGGCCTCTGGAACCACCTGAAACACCAGGCAGGACTTCCACTCCCCTGAACCACCCAGAGACAATTCAGCAGTACCACCCCCCCTCAGAAAAAAGTTCTTTTACACAAGGAGAAGAAACTGGAGCAACTATGGCTCATGAAACGCAACAAACGCCCTTACTTGATCAGTCTGACTGGACTTTAAACCAACAAGAGCATGGATCCAGAATTTCCAGCATCCTGAGCACCCTAACTTGGCCCCCTGAAGAAGATACGGTCTTTACCACGAACCAGCAAGAACAACCTCTATCCCCTGTGCCCAACTCTAGCCTACCTCTGGTGTCTGAGCCTGATGCCAAAGATGTCCCCAGCCCTAGTCAAGCTCAGACCCCTGCACTTAATGCAAATCACCTTGTCCAACCTCCAGCCCTTGATAGTTACCAGCTGCTCATTCCTGTGCCCCACTCCAGGCCACGTCTAAACTGTGGTATGGATGATAATGAGTTACAAGCCATTCCCCTTACTTTAAACCATCCTTTACGAACTGCCTCCACTGTACCTGATGCTAATATTGTGCCCTCTTCTGGTAGAGATGTAGCAGAGAAAGTTGTTCCACCAACTAGAGAATGGGATCTCTGTGAATTGGGTAGCCAGGATACAGAAACTTCTGATGATTCAGGGGTTGGTTTGTTGGCCAAAAACTTTTCTGCTGTTGGAAATGAGGCATTGGCCAGCTGCTCCGACACCAGCCCTGAAACAACAGTTCAGCATGTGGGTATACAGTGTGGAAGATCCTCGCCTGACCACCCTTGGCTCTCACTGGAAGACCTGAGAACATCCACAGACTGCAAGAGCAAAGACTCTGTACAGCCTCTTCCAATGCTAGCGTTCACCAATCCAATTCACTTCCTCCAGCTGAGCCCTCCATCACCACCAACCACCAGAACAACCTGCCAAGAAGACGAGGTCTTGGGAGAGCTGCGATGGGAGCAGCAGGCTGACCTCTTTGGCGTGGATACAAAGAACATTCAAGCTCCAACAGCaattacagagaaaacagaaggtgAGAGAAGGATCAAGCAAAGGCTGGAAGGACAAGCAGAAGAACACCATTTGGTGGCACAGTCAAAGGAAGAAGTGCCTAGACATTTACCCTTGGAAAAATCATCGAGCTGGCCAGACAAAAAAACTGTCAGGATAGTTGCCCAAGAACCAGCAGCCAATCAAGAAAGCCCAATTAAACGTCGAGTAAAAAGCAAGGACTGGCACCGGCAGGGCCTGAAGAGGACATCAGTACCACCAGATATTTTGCAGG AAGTCTCTCCCGTTCCTTCAGAGGAAGAAGCACAGAAGGTGCACAAGGAACCACCAGTCAGTTCAGAAACGGTAATATTGCG GGAGAAGAAACCTGCAGACACAATGGAGAACTTCAAACGTCGGCACTCCAAACTCATCAACTCCT CAAGGTTGCTGTACCAGGAGTACAGTGATGTGGTTCTGAACAAGGCCATTCAAAGCCAGAAGAGAGTGGATTCATTCTCAGAGGATACGGAGTCAAGTTTCCCAAGCTCCCCAAGGTTACGGAGGAAAGTGATACCTCAACAGGACTCATATTTGCAACGTCTATCAGTCTCATCTACTGCATCCCTGTGGCAGGACATCCCTATGATACGGGGCAGCAGAATGCTGCTCAATATGTCCCGTGATGAGCAGAAGCTGCAAGAG GCCAAATTTGAGTTGATAATGTCTGAGGCTTCATACCTGCGCAGTTTAAATGTGGCAGTAGATCACTTCCAGCGATCAGCAGAGCTCCAGGCAATGCTCACCAATCAGGAGCGTCAGTGGCTTTTCTCCCGCATCACAGACGTACGTGATGTCAGTGCCAG TTTCCTTTTTGACTTGGAAGAGAAGTTTGAGGAGGACATGTTCACCTTCCATGTATGTGATGTGGCTCTGAAACATGCCCCTGAGTTCCGCAGGGTATATCTACCATATGTAACAAACCAGACATATCAGGAGCAAACCTTCCAGCGGTTACT AAACGGAAATGCAGGATTCCAGCAAGTTCTGGAGAGACTAGAAAGTGATCCAGTTTGCCAACGTCTCTCACTTAAATCCTTCCTCATCCTCCCTTTCCAGCGCATCACTCGACTCAAACTCCTCCTACAG AATATCCTGAAGAGAACTCGGCCTGGGTCTGAAGAAGAAGTGCAAGCAACACAGGCCTATGATGCACTTGAAAAG CTCATCAAGGACTGCAACGAAAACGTACAGCGCATGAAGAGCACTGAAGAGCTGATCTACCTTAGTCAGAAGATTGAATTTGAGTGCAAG ATATTCCCACTCATTTCACAGTCAAGGCGACTTGTGAAGTGTGGTGAGTTGACAGCACTGGACTTCAACACCCCAAGTCCAAAATGGAAAGTCACCACCCGTCCCATCTACTTACATCTCTTCAATGACTGTCTGCTCCTGTCTCGGCCGAAGGA GGGTGGACGTTTTGTTGTGTTTGATCATGCCGCTTTCTCAGATGTGCGTGGGGAGAAGTGCGAGATCAAACTGCatggaacaaacaaaaacgtTTTCCGTCTCTTTCTACTTCAGAATTACCAGGGAAAGAGAGTGGAGTTTCTGTTCCGAACGGAGACACA CAGTGAGAAGCTGAGGTGGATCTCTGCTTTGGCTCCTCCGCGAGGGGAACTGGATCTCCTGGAATGCCCTG ATGCACCACAGGTTCAATGCATAAGGACATACAAAGCTCGGGAAAATGATGAGCTAGCTTTGGAGAAAGCAGATATCATTATGGTTATGCAACTCAGCAATGATG GATGGATGGAAGGAGTGAAACTTTCAGACAGGGAGAGAGGCTGGTTCCCCAAAGAACATGTGGAATATATCTCCAGCAAACAAGCGCGGCAGAAGAACCTGAAGGAAGAGCAACGCGTGAAAAATGCCAAGCAACACGTCTTCTGCAAAAAATAA
- the ARHGEF5 gene encoding rho guanine nucleotide exchange factor 5 isoform X1 has product MAGNILLHCHSLPQLWVLLLSCYGACIRLSVLCHQGRRPSSGIPCVIHLTVLDICKQCYDTEELSNIYYYFSNMLSWNSCQKTWWNCNFVLKNVSLMESEETNEGGTTPLESSSTTGEAWNSAAAEREHHAPHASDKMSTSLPDSGKGAELSAPEDCLCTQREAEDMPGRPSNLVQKVPAGLEQEQGDTEPQKRLSEWEGEMILEEGGQDCSLQHKEVELADLESNQDFSLSTVQDGLATSNAVLQAVDLGTECSQSQTEPAFHGTDPQAQHQKSPLANAISSQREAPKCFLVCKTISEGHYKAEPSLDKMESLQEIDANVEQNQSSNKVALANDEQPTSEEAVEDMAKPYTSEDAKESRRVLQSWEENVESSYQLSSNLTDDSQISSQQAEGNISAGETRNSSLVKKQGTVMIPKENSSTSECLHVEDDHRKTEIRPASPVVSAFQVKDAAEKNEQVNTLQHKEPEQEEAVSELQQEQEKKECEEQNQQKEGKSLEPRDQRNKEHNEQEQELQREELRLKRLLSAFSSEMSCVPRHNVDFCGLEDVVLAEEMGPAFLPGESICMGEHLGEGVLLKARVTSSSSGCQPLAVSPLSLDNLNPVSETPVVLPHACHVSDQAEKLEDSGRFSTSGQDSGVDWDDRVRQGREDKHSGGPEKAAQTFDERDAMHPGDVAAPSTTESPEACVAACPYSDTKNVEPANLTDPHPSAENLGKAELRDFIQDLPSELTSVASVSGPQQEDAGGKVAVSPKDCAGANLNKSLDSVEKPANQAASVCMQDPASGETAIVIPGPGEASAPHELLTSEEDFHEGLSGPSFSVIYTSPLPSEESPLEDRGTVAFIAGPLEPPETPGRTSTPLNHPETIQQYHPPSEKSSFTQGEETGATMAHETQQTPLLDQSDWTLNQQEHGSRISSILSTLTWPPEEDTVFTTNQQEQPLSPVPNSSLPLVSEPDAKDVPSPSQAQTPALNANHLVQPPALDSYQLLIPVPHSRPRLNCGMDDNELQAIPLTLNHPLRTASTVPDANIVPSSGRDVAEKVVPPTREWDLCELGSQDTETSDDSGVGLLAKNFSAVGNEALASCSDTSPETTVQHVGIQCGRSSPDHPWLSLEDLRTSTDCKSKDSVQPLPMLAFTNPIHFLQLSPPSPPTTRTTCQEDEVLGELRWEQQADLFGVDTKNIQAPTAITEKTEGERRIKQRLEGQAEEHHLVAQSKEEVPRHLPLEKSSSWPDKKTVRIVAQEPAANQESPIKRRVKSKDWHRQGLKRTSVPPDILQEVSPVPSEEEAQKVHKEPPVSSETVILREKKPADTMENFKRRHSKLINSSRLLYQEYSDVVLNKAIQSQKRVDSFSEDTESSFPSSPRLRRKVIPQQDSYLQRLSVSSTASLWQDIPMIRGSRMLLNMSRDEQKLQEAKFELIMSEASYLRSLNVAVDHFQRSAELQAMLTNQERQWLFSRITDVRDVSASFLFDLEEKFEEDMFTFHVCDVALKHAPEFRRVYLPYVTNQTYQEQTFQRLLNGNAGFQQVLERLESDPVCQRLSLKSFLILPFQRITRLKLLLQNILKRTRPGSEEEVQATQAYDALEKLIKDCNENVQRMKSTEELIYLSQKIEFECKIFPLISQSRRLVKCGELTALDFNTPSPKWKVTTRPIYLHLFNDCLLLSRPKEGGRFVVFDHAAFSDVRGEKCEIKLHGTNKNVFRLFLLQNYQGKRVEFLFRTETHSEKLRWISALAPPRGELDLLECPDAPQVQCIRTYKARENDELALEKADIIMVMQLSNDGWMEGVKLSDRERGWFPKEHVEYISSKQARQKNLKEEQRVKNAKQHVFCKK; this is encoded by the exons ATGGCAGGGAATATATTACTGCACTGTCACTCTCTTCCTCAGCTGTGGGTACTTCTGCTATCTTGCTACGGGGCTTGTatccgtctgtctgtcctgtGCCATCAGGGAAGGCGGCCTTCCTCTGGCATTCCTTGTGTCATCCACCTTACTGTTCTGGACA TTTGTAAACAGTGTTACGACACAGAAGAACTCTCCAATATATATTATTACTTCAGTAATATGCTGTCTTGGAATAGTTGTCAGAAGACCTGGTGGAACTGCAATTTTGTGCTGAAG aaTGTGTCACTGATGGAATCTGAAGAAACCAATGAGGGAGGTACCACTCCTCTGGAATCCAGCAGCACCACTGGGGAAGCCTGGaattctgcagcagctgaaagagaGCATCATGCCCCTCATGCATCAGATAAAATGAGCACCAGCCTGCCTGATTCCGGAAAAGGAGCGGAGCTCAGTGCTCCTGAGGACTGCCTTTGTACTCAAAGGGAAGCAGAAGACATGCCAGGTAGACCCTCTAACCTTGTACAAAAAGTGCCAGCAGGACTGGAACAAGAGCAAGGTGATACGGAGCCTCAAAAGAGGCTCTCAGAATGGGAGGGAGAAATGATTTTAGAGGAGGGTGGACAGGATTGTTCTCTGCAACATAAGGAAGTAGAGCTGGCTGATCTGGAAAGCAATCAGGACTTCTCTCTCAGCACAGTCCAGGATGGGCTAGCCACTAgcaatgctgtcctgcaggcTGTGGACCTTGGCACTGAATGTTCTCAGTCCCAGACAGAACCGGCTTTTCATGGCACAGACCCACAGGCACAGCATCAAAAATCTCCTTTGGCCAATgccatttcttctcagagagaGGCACCTAAGTGCTTCTTGGTGTGTAAAACCATTTCAGAGGGGCACTATAAGGCTGAGCCATCTCTGGATAAGATGGAGTCTTTGCAGGAGATTGATGCTAATGTAGAGCAGAATCAAAGCAGCAATAAAGTAGCACTTGCAAATGATGAGCAGCCTACCTCAGAGGAAGCAGTAGAGGACATGGCTAAACCATACACTTCTGAAGATGCTAAGGAAAGCAGAAGGGTGCTGCAAAGTTGGGAGGAGAATGTAGAATCTTCCTATCAATTGTCTTCCAACTTAACAGATGACAGCCAAATCAGCTCACAGCAAGCAGAAGGAAATATCTCAGCTGGTGAAACACGGAATAGCAGCCTGGTCAAAAAACAGGGAACAGTAATGATTCCCAAAGAAAATTCATCCACTTCTGAATGCCTTCATGTTGAAGATGATCACAGGAAAACAGAGATCAGGCCTGCTTCTCCAGTAGTAAGTGCCTTCCAAGTAAAggatgctgcagaaaaaaatgagcaagtgAATACTTTACAGCATAAGGAACCAGAACAGGAAGAAGCAGTGTCTGAACTTCAGCAGgaacaggagaagaaagagtGTGAAGAACAGAatcagcagaaagaaggaaaatctttGGAACCCAGAGATCAGAGAAACAAGGAACACAATGAACAGGAACAAGAACTGCAGAGGGAAGAGCTAAGACTGAAGAGGCTCTTATCAGCTTTCAGTTCAGAGATGTCTTGTGTTCCCAGGCATAACGTAGACTTCTGTGGTTTGGAGGATGTTGTTTTGGCTGAGGAAATGGGACCAGCATTTCTTCCTGGGGAATCTATCTGTATGGGTGAACATCTTGGTGAGGGTGTGCTGCTGAAAGCTCGTGTCACATCATCAAGTTCTGGATGTCAGCCACTTGCTGTTAGCCCTTTGTCATTAGACAACCTGAACCCAGTGAGTGAAACTCCAGTGGTGCTTCCACATGCTTGTCATGTCTCTGACCAGGCAGAAAAGCTGGAAGACTCTGGccgcttttccaccagcggtCAGGATAGCGGAGTTGACTGGGATGACAGGGTaaggcagggaagggaggatAAACACAGTGGTGGACCTGAAAAGGCCGCCCAGACATTTGATGAAAGAGATGCCATGCACCCTGGAGATGTGGCAGCACCTTCTACCACAGAGAGCCCAGAGGCTTGTGTTGCAGCATGCCCCTACTCTGATACTAAGAACGTGGAGCCAGCTAATCTCACAGATCCTCACCCCTCTGCAGAAAATTTAGGAAAAGCTGAGCTTCGTGACTTTATTCAAGATTTACCCTCAGAGCTCACCTCTGTGGCTTCAGTATCTGGCCCACAGCAAGAggatgctggtggaaaagtcGCTGTGAGTCCCAAGGACTGTGCTGGTGCCAACCTGAACAAATCGCTGGATTCCGTAGAGAAGCCAGCTAACCAAGCTGCTTCTGTGTGCATGCAGGACCCAGCATCAGGAGAAACTGCTATTGTAATCCCTGGCCCAGGGGAAGCTAGTGCTCCCCATGAACTGCTTACTTCTGAGGAAGACTTTCATGAAGGCCTTAGTGGCCCATCTTTCTCTGTAATATACACGAGCCCTCTTCCTTCAGAGGAGAGCCCTCTTGAGGACAGAGGGACTGTGGCTTTCATTGCAGGGCCTCTGGAACCACCTGAAACACCAGGCAGGACTTCCACTCCCCTGAACCACCCAGAGACAATTCAGCAGTACCACCCCCCCTCAGAAAAAAGTTCTTTTACACAAGGAGAAGAAACTGGAGCAACTATGGCTCATGAAACGCAACAAACGCCCTTACTTGATCAGTCTGACTGGACTTTAAACCAACAAGAGCATGGATCCAGAATTTCCAGCATCCTGAGCACCCTAACTTGGCCCCCTGAAGAAGATACGGTCTTTACCACGAACCAGCAAGAACAACCTCTATCCCCTGTGCCCAACTCTAGCCTACCTCTGGTGTCTGAGCCTGATGCCAAAGATGTCCCCAGCCCTAGTCAAGCTCAGACCCCTGCACTTAATGCAAATCACCTTGTCCAACCTCCAGCCCTTGATAGTTACCAGCTGCTCATTCCTGTGCCCCACTCCAGGCCACGTCTAAACTGTGGTATGGATGATAATGAGTTACAAGCCATTCCCCTTACTTTAAACCATCCTTTACGAACTGCCTCCACTGTACCTGATGCTAATATTGTGCCCTCTTCTGGTAGAGATGTAGCAGAGAAAGTTGTTCCACCAACTAGAGAATGGGATCTCTGTGAATTGGGTAGCCAGGATACAGAAACTTCTGATGATTCAGGGGTTGGTTTGTTGGCCAAAAACTTTTCTGCTGTTGGAAATGAGGCATTGGCCAGCTGCTCCGACACCAGCCCTGAAACAACAGTTCAGCATGTGGGTATACAGTGTGGAAGATCCTCGCCTGACCACCCTTGGCTCTCACTGGAAGACCTGAGAACATCCACAGACTGCAAGAGCAAAGACTCTGTACAGCCTCTTCCAATGCTAGCGTTCACCAATCCAATTCACTTCCTCCAGCTGAGCCCTCCATCACCACCAACCACCAGAACAACCTGCCAAGAAGACGAGGTCTTGGGAGAGCTGCGATGGGAGCAGCAGGCTGACCTCTTTGGCGTGGATACAAAGAACATTCAAGCTCCAACAGCaattacagagaaaacagaaggtgAGAGAAGGATCAAGCAAAGGCTGGAAGGACAAGCAGAAGAACACCATTTGGTGGCACAGTCAAAGGAAGAAGTGCCTAGACATTTACCCTTGGAAAAATCATCGAGCTGGCCAGACAAAAAAACTGTCAGGATAGTTGCCCAAGAACCAGCAGCCAATCAAGAAAGCCCAATTAAACGTCGAGTAAAAAGCAAGGACTGGCACCGGCAGGGCCTGAAGAGGACATCAGTACCACCAGATATTTTGCAGG AAGTCTCTCCCGTTCCTTCAGAGGAAGAAGCACAGAAGGTGCACAAGGAACCACCAGTCAGTTCAGAAACGGTAATATTGCG GGAGAAGAAACCTGCAGACACAATGGAGAACTTCAAACGTCGGCACTCCAAACTCATCAACTCCT CAAGGTTGCTGTACCAGGAGTACAGTGATGTGGTTCTGAACAAGGCCATTCAAAGCCAGAAGAGAGTGGATTCATTCTCAGAGGATACGGAGTCAAGTTTCCCAAGCTCCCCAAGGTTACGGAGGAAAGTGATACCTCAACAGGACTCATATTTGCAACGTCTATCAGTCTCATCTACTGCATCCCTGTGGCAGGACATCCCTATGATACGGGGCAGCAGAATGCTGCTCAATATGTCCCGTGATGAGCAGAAGCTGCAAGAG GCCAAATTTGAGTTGATAATGTCTGAGGCTTCATACCTGCGCAGTTTAAATGTGGCAGTAGATCACTTCCAGCGATCAGCAGAGCTCCAGGCAATGCTCACCAATCAGGAGCGTCAGTGGCTTTTCTCCCGCATCACAGACGTACGTGATGTCAGTGCCAG TTTCCTTTTTGACTTGGAAGAGAAGTTTGAGGAGGACATGTTCACCTTCCATGTATGTGATGTGGCTCTGAAACATGCCCCTGAGTTCCGCAGGGTATATCTACCATATGTAACAAACCAGACATATCAGGAGCAAACCTTCCAGCGGTTACT AAACGGAAATGCAGGATTCCAGCAAGTTCTGGAGAGACTAGAAAGTGATCCAGTTTGCCAACGTCTCTCACTTAAATCCTTCCTCATCCTCCCTTTCCAGCGCATCACTCGACTCAAACTCCTCCTACAG AATATCCTGAAGAGAACTCGGCCTGGGTCTGAAGAAGAAGTGCAAGCAACACAGGCCTATGATGCACTTGAAAAG CTCATCAAGGACTGCAACGAAAACGTACAGCGCATGAAGAGCACTGAAGAGCTGATCTACCTTAGTCAGAAGATTGAATTTGAGTGCAAG ATATTCCCACTCATTTCACAGTCAAGGCGACTTGTGAAGTGTGGTGAGTTGACAGCACTGGACTTCAACACCCCAAGTCCAAAATGGAAAGTCACCACCCGTCCCATCTACTTACATCTCTTCAATGACTGTCTGCTCCTGTCTCGGCCGAAGGA GGGTGGACGTTTTGTTGTGTTTGATCATGCCGCTTTCTCAGATGTGCGTGGGGAGAAGTGCGAGATCAAACTGCatggaacaaacaaaaacgtTTTCCGTCTCTTTCTACTTCAGAATTACCAGGGAAAGAGAGTGGAGTTTCTGTTCCGAACGGAGACACA CAGTGAGAAGCTGAGGTGGATCTCTGCTTTGGCTCCTCCGCGAGGGGAACTGGATCTCCTGGAATGCCCTG ATGCACCACAGGTTCAATGCATAAGGACATACAAAGCTCGGGAAAATGATGAGCTAGCTTTGGAGAAAGCAGATATCATTATGGTTATGCAACTCAGCAATGATG GATGGATGGAAGGAGTGAAACTTTCAGACAGGGAGAGAGGCTGGTTCCCCAAAGAACATGTGGAATATATCTCCAGCAAACAAGCGCGGCAGAAGAACCTGAAGGAAGAGCAACGCGTGAAAAATGCCAAGCAACACGTCTTCTGCAAAAAATAA